One Nodosilinea sp. PGN35 genomic window, ACTCCAGGCTGTCGTCAACCGTCACCTTGGGCTGAGTTGAAGCCGGGGTGCGCGGTATGGCAATTACAGAGATGGTGTCGCCCAGCTCGGGGGCGGTGGGGTTGAGCACCACATCGTAGGCCTGGGCCGGGCGACTCACCAGCACCGCCACCGAGCCAGCGGCGGTGGCGGCCAGCAGCGATCGCCGGGTCAGCAAGGGAATCTCTCGGTTCGGCTCCATAGCTCCGTCCTCTGTCGATGGTTTCTATAGTAGACGCTGCTTTAGGAGGAAGGATGCCAAAAATTCAGAGCGATTTCCCAGGGCAGGCGGTTCGAACCATCCAGCTAAAGCTCGATTACTCTTGATTGGCCTTGGCATCTTTAACAGCCGCGTAAAACAAAACCCCCACCAGCGGCACGCAGAGACCGAGGATGACGGTGGTGGGTACCGTGCCCCAGTCGGGGCTACCGGAAGACAGCTCAAAGATGGAGCCCACAACGGCGATCGCCGCCACACAGGAACCAGCTAACAACAGGCCACTCTTGGGGGTCACAGGATTTCTCCAAAACGGCTAAACAGGCCAATTCCTGGCCCTAACGAGGCAGCATAGCACGGCCTTGAGGGGTTTAATGGCCCCTTAGCGGGCTGCTACGGGCTGTACGTCTTTGGCGTAAAAGCCGTTCTTTTGAAGCTCCTGGTTGAGGGCCAGGGCATTCTCAACACGATCGACAAACAGCACCCCAGCCAGGTGATCCATCTCGTGGAGAATGCAGCGGGCCAGCAGGTCGTTGGCCTGGAGTTTTTTGGGGCGGCCGTTCTCATCTTTATAGGAAACCTCTAGCGCCGCCGGGCGCACCACGTCCAGGTAGACACCGGGAATGCTGAGACAGCCCTCTTGCCCGGTGGCAATGTCTTTAGAGACCTTGACAATCTGGGGATTGATCAGCACCAGGGGCTGGTTGGCCGCGTTTTCGGGGTCAATATCGATCACCAAAAGCTGCTTGTTGACCGCCACCTGGGGAGCCGCCAGACCAATGCCATCAGCACTGTACATGGTTTGCAGCATTTCCTTCACCAGGGCGCGAACTTCATCGTCGACCTTGGCCACTCGCTTGGCGGGCTGGCGCAGCACGCGATCGCCCAGGGTGTGAATTTCCAGAGGCGGCTGCTTGAGCTTGGTTTTCTCGACTTGAATGGCGGCAGGCATAGGGATGGGTTCCAGGGGATCTAAGGTGATGTATAGCTACAGCCACCGAGGTTAGGAGCTCCAGAAAACGTTAAAACGTTGGAACGTTCACAGGGGCAATGTCTTAACCAGACTGGCCACAGCTATACCTATCCTAACAACACAGACTCACTTCGACATAGCGGTTAACCGTAGTCGGGTTAGTCTCCCTCGGGCAAAATGGGTTTAGCCTCAACGGTGACATCCACCGCCGTAATGTCAATGGTGCCTGCTTCGGCCACCCGCGAGAACCCATCCAGTTCGGTTTGCAGAGGAGTACCGCAGTTGAGGCAGCGGGTTTCGGCCCCCTTAATGCCGGTCAGGGGAGTAGAACAGACCGGGCATGGCCCCTGCACCAGGTTGCGCCGCAGCCAAAATCGCAGGCCAAAGAACCCCAGCACCGGGGCCGCTAGCAGCAGCACCACCAGCACCGCCAGCGATTTCACCAGCCAGCCCAGACCAACGGCCCCCAGCAGCCACACCACCGCAATCAGGGTGAGCCAGCAGCCCAGACCCGAGAAGTTAAGTTGAACTTGTTTAGAGCTATTGGGGTTCACAGGGGCATTCTCCGCACGGCACGGGCAGGGGGCTGAAACCCTCTGGGTCAGGCCCTAGCCTTAACTCTGTATTCTAGCGCCCAGGCTAGCTAGGCTACCGAATAGCTGGCCAGAGCTTGCTCCAGATGTCCGGCCAGAGCCGAGGTGCCGAAGGCGGCCAGGGCCTCCTGCCGTAGCCATGCGCCCTGACAGCGAGGGTCGCGGCCCCCCAGCATTTCAATACAGGCGGCGGCGACCGCAGCGGGGTCGCGGTGGGGCACCCGCCAGCCAAGTCGTCCGTCTTGCAGGGGGTCGGCGGAGCCATCTTGATCGCCGGAGAGCACCGGTATGCCGCAGGCCATGGCCTCCAGGTAGACAATGCCAAAGCCCTCCTGGGAGGGCATGACGTAGGCATCGGCCAGGCGATAGTGGGCGACCAGAGCCTCGGTGGG contains:
- the def gene encoding peptide deformylase: MPAAIQVEKTKLKQPPLEIHTLGDRVLRQPAKRVAKVDDEVRALVKEMLQTMYSADGIGLAAPQVAVNKQLLVIDIDPENAANQPLVLINPQIVKVSKDIATGQEGCLSIPGVYLDVVRPAALEVSYKDENGRPKKLQANDLLARCILHEMDHLAGVLFVDRVENALALNQELQKNGFYAKDVQPVAAR